One Phocaeicola dorei genomic region harbors:
- a CDS encoding type IV secretory system conjugative DNA transfer family protein, whose protein sequence is MEESKELQGFYKIFRAVIYVSILMEFFAYALEPEQLDFLGGVVTDIHTRIKRWMIYHDGNLVYSKVATFLLICITCVGTRNKKHLEFDARRQVLYPLLSGVLLIVQSVWLFGHSIMPCFYTLRLNTWLYMLTSIVGVVLVHIALDNISKFLKEGLLKDRFNFENESFEQCRELQENKYSVNIPMRYYYKGKFRKGWVNIVNPFRGTWVVGTPGSGKTFSIIEPFIRQHSEKGFAMVVYDYKFPTLATKLYYHYLKNKNAKDSKMPHGMKFNIINFVDVEYSRRVNPIQLKYINNLAAASETAETLLESLQKGKKEGGGGSDQFFQTSAVNFLAACIYFFCNYGKEPYDKDGKMLIAERREDPKTKRLIPTGRVFDHSGAEVQPAYWLGKYSDMPHILSFLNESYQTIFEVLQTDNEVAPLLGPFQTAFANKAMEQLEGMIGTLRVYTSRLATKESYWIFHKDGDDFDLKVSDPKNPSYLLIANDPEMESIIGALNALILNRLVTRVNTGQGKNVPVSIIVDELPTLYFHKIDRLIGTARSNKVSVALGFQELPQLEADYGKVGMQKIITTVGNVVSGSARAKETLEWLSSDIFGKVVQLKKGVTIDRDKTSINLNENMDSLVPASKISDMPTGWICGQTARDFVVTKTGMNGSMNIQESEEFKTSKFYCKTDFDMTEIKKEESEYVPLPKFYKFKSKEERERILYKNFVQVGEDVKAMIKEIQQFRTMM, encoded by the coding sequence ATGGAAGAAAGCAAAGAGTTACAGGGTTTTTACAAGATATTCAGGGCGGTGATTTATGTCTCCATCCTGATGGAGTTCTTCGCCTACGCACTGGAGCCGGAGCAGTTGGACTTCTTGGGCGGCGTAGTGACGGATATCCACACTCGCATCAAGCGGTGGATGATTTACCATGACGGCAACCTCGTGTATAGCAAGGTGGCTACGTTCCTGCTGATATGTATCACCTGTGTGGGAACGCGCAACAAGAAGCATCTGGAGTTTGACGCTCGCAGGCAGGTGCTCTATCCGCTGCTGTCGGGAGTGCTGCTGATTGTGCAGTCCGTATGGCTGTTCGGTCATTCGATAATGCCCTGTTTCTATACCCTCCGTTTGAACACTTGGCTCTATATGCTCACTTCCATCGTCGGTGTCGTATTGGTGCATATCGCCCTCGACAATATCTCTAAGTTCCTGAAGGAAGGGCTGCTGAAAGACCGCTTCAACTTCGAGAATGAGAGCTTTGAGCAATGCAGGGAGTTGCAGGAGAACAAGTACAGCGTGAACATCCCTATGCGCTATTATTACAAGGGCAAGTTCCGCAAGGGATGGGTGAACATCGTCAATCCGTTCCGTGGCACATGGGTTGTGGGTACTCCTGGTTCTGGTAAGACCTTCTCCATCATCGAGCCGTTTATCAGGCAGCACAGCGAGAAGGGCTTTGCCATGGTGGTGTACGACTATAAGTTTCCCACTCTCGCCACCAAACTCTACTATCATTACTTGAAGAACAAGAATGCCAAGGACAGCAAGATGCCCCATGGCATGAAGTTCAACATCATCAACTTTGTGGATGTGGAGTATTCGCGCCGTGTGAACCCCATCCAGTTGAAGTACATCAACAACCTTGCCGCAGCGAGCGAGACCGCCGAGACCCTGCTTGAATCCCTGCAAAAAGGCAAGAAGGAAGGCGGCGGTGGCAGCGACCAGTTCTTCCAGACCTCTGCCGTCAACTTCCTTGCCGCCTGCATCTATTTCTTCTGCAACTACGGCAAGGAGCCCTACGACAAGGACGGAAAGATGCTGATTGCCGAGCGGCGTGAAGACCCAAAGACGAAAAGGCTGATACCCACAGGACGGGTGTTCGACCATTCGGGCGCGGAGGTGCAGCCCGCTTATTGGTTGGGCAAGTACAGCGACATGCCACATATCCTATCGTTCCTCAATGAGAGTTATCAGACCATCTTCGAGGTACTTCAGACCGACAACGAGGTAGCCCCCTTGCTTGGCCCGTTCCAGACTGCCTTTGCCAACAAAGCCATGGAGCAGTTGGAAGGTATGATTGGCACGCTACGTGTCTATACCTCCCGTCTCGCCACCAAGGAATCTTACTGGATATTCCACAAGGACGGCGATGACTTCGACCTGAAGGTCAGTGACCCGAAGAATCCAAGTTATCTGCTCATTGCCAACGACCCCGAGATGGAGAGCATCATCGGTGCACTGAATGCCTTGATTCTCAACCGCCTTGTAACGAGGGTGAATACAGGACAGGGCAAGAACGTTCCTGTCAGCATCATCGTCGATGAGTTGCCGACCTTGTATTTCCACAAGATAGACCGACTGATAGGCACAGCCCGAAGCAACAAGGTGAGCGTGGCACTTGGCTTTCAGGAACTTCCGCAGTTGGAAGCCGATTATGGCAAGGTGGGTATGCAGAAAATCATCACCACCGTGGGCAATGTGGTGAGCGGTTCGGCAAGAGCCAAGGAAACCCTCGAATGGCTGTCGAGTGACATCTTCGGTAAAGTAGTGCAACTCAAAAAGGGCGTGACCATCGACCGTGACAAGACCTCCATCAACCTCAATGAGAATATGGACAGCCTGGTGCCTGCAAGCAAAATCTCCGATATGCCCACAGGTTGGATATGTGGACAGACCGCCCGTGACTTCGTAGTCACCAAGACCGGGATGAACGGAAGCATGAACATCCAGGAGAGCGAGGAGTTCAAGACATCCAAGTTCTACTGCAAGACCGACTTCGATATGACGGAAATAAAGAAGGAGGAATCGGAGTATGTCCCTCTCCCTAAGTTCTATAAGTTCAAGTCGAAAGAAGAGCGAGAGCGCATCCTCTACAAGAACTTCGTTCAGGTTGGGGAGGACGTGAAAGCCATGATTAAAGAGATTCAGCAGTTCCGCACTATGATGTAG
- a CDS encoding putative resistance-associated DNA invertase yields the protein MASIKLKFRTSSVQEKEGRLYYQVIHNRVARQIHTEYRIYSSEWDADHSNIILPTSVTPQRQAYLLSLKDTLDADRKKLLLVIARLDKEGQSYTADTVVDNFHEGKELHGIIGYTLELNEKLRRIGKKRMVARYKTTLNSLQRYLKGGDVPLEEVDGTTIQGYEQWLKDSGLCRNTTSFYIRNLRTIYNHAVDDGLVISSSPFKHVYTGIDKTVKRALPLEIIKQLKELDLSLNPRLELARDMFLFSFYTRGMSFIDMAQLTPSNLHGSTLIYRRQKTSQQLHIKWEPAMQEIVAKYKTDDSPYLLPIAKGEGAIFWRQYKNAYSRITKQLKKIGEMIGLSVPLTTYVARHSWASIAKSKNVPVSTISEALGHDSEKTTQIYLSSLDTSVVDNANNLIINSL from the coding sequence ATGGCATCCATCAAATTAAAGTTCAGAACATCATCTGTTCAAGAGAAAGAGGGTCGCCTGTATTATCAGGTGATACACAATCGTGTGGCACGTCAGATCCATACAGAGTACAGAATCTATTCCTCAGAGTGGGATGCGGACCATTCAAACATCATTTTGCCAACTTCCGTCACTCCACAACGTCAAGCCTATCTTCTTTCCTTGAAAGATACATTGGATGCTGACAGGAAGAAACTGCTGTTGGTCATTGCACGGTTGGACAAGGAAGGGCAGTCATATACAGCAGACACCGTCGTTGACAACTTCCATGAGGGAAAAGAATTACATGGCATTATCGGCTATACGCTGGAGTTGAACGAAAAACTGAGACGCATCGGCAAGAAGCGGATGGTAGCAAGGTACAAAACCACCCTCAACAGCCTCCAGCGTTACCTGAAAGGAGGCGATGTGCCATTGGAGGAAGTCGATGGGACAACGATACAAGGCTATGAACAGTGGCTGAAAGACAGCGGACTGTGCCGCAACACCACCTCTTTCTACATCCGCAACCTGCGCACCATCTACAATCATGCCGTAGATGACGGACTGGTCATCTCTTCCTCACCGTTCAAGCATGTATATACCGGCATCGACAAGACCGTCAAGCGGGCACTCCCCTTGGAAATCATCAAGCAACTGAAAGAGCTGGACTTGAGTCTGAACCCCCGTTTGGAGCTTGCAAGGGATATGTTCCTGTTCAGTTTCTATACCCGTGGGATGTCGTTCATCGATATGGCACAACTTACACCAAGCAATCTGCATGGCAGTACGCTCATTTACCGCCGTCAGAAGACCTCACAACAGTTGCACATCAAATGGGAACCTGCCATGCAGGAGATAGTGGCGAAGTACAAAACAGATGATTCTCCCTACCTGCTCCCTATAGCAAAAGGAGAGGGAGCCATATTCTGGAGACAGTACAAGAATGCCTATAGCCGTATCACCAAGCAGTTGAAGAAAATCGGAGAAATGATAGGCCTGTCCGTACCCCTGACCACCTACGTAGCCCGCCACTCCTGGGCAAGCATAGCCAAGAGCAAGAACGTGCCCGTATCTACTATCAGCGAGGCATTGGGGCATGACTCCGAGAAAACCACACAGATATACCTCTCCTCATTGGACACCTCTGTCGTTGACAACGCCAACAATCTCATCATCAATTCTCTTTAG
- a CDS encoding UpxY family transcription antiterminator codes for MVNVLDKDKILWYVMRVYKNENTAEDRLSNETYGLEYFIPKQKVLRTVKGKKVFFMVPVIHSLVFVHASHQKIVDFKHNYYYDLQFVTWKSGGELVYLTVPDEDMTNFIKVCKQADEEVHFYKISEINKEKDKINIEKGKRVRVHGGPFDQVEGYFIKVAKKRGRQLVVIIPDLLAVSAEVKPEYIQIID; via the coding sequence ATGGTGAATGTATTGGACAAGGATAAGATACTGTGGTATGTCATGCGGGTCTACAAGAACGAGAATACTGCCGAAGATCGGCTCTCTAATGAAACGTATGGCTTAGAGTATTTCATACCCAAGCAGAAAGTCCTTCGCACTGTCAAGGGCAAGAAAGTCTTTTTCATGGTACCCGTCATCCATAGTCTGGTGTTTGTGCATGCAAGTCATCAGAAGATTGTTGATTTCAAACACAATTATTATTACGACCTACAGTTTGTCACATGGAAAAGTGGCGGAGAACTTGTCTATCTGACTGTACCTGATGAAGACATGACCAACTTCATCAAGGTGTGCAAGCAGGCAGATGAAGAGGTACACTTCTACAAAATCAGCGAAATCAACAAGGAAAAAGATAAAATCAACATTGAAAAAGGTAAAAGAGTAAGGGTACATGGCGGACCGTTCGACCAGGTGGAGGGCTACTTCATAAAAGTGGCAAAAAAGAGAGGTCGGCAGCTTGTCGTCATTATTCCCGACCTACTGGCGGTTTCAGCTGAGGTGAAGCCGGAATATATTCAAATCATAGACTGA
- a CDS encoding GNAT family N-acetyltransferase, with translation MSLIWIVNILSVFFLCVFFAGIVIPQILLIAFRRRLFDEPDERKIHQCVVPRLGGMAFKPVVFFSFVLLLAVNVSTGHDELLKEIGAEALPLAYAFCAIIMLYLVGIADDLIGVRYRAKFFIQIVCGIMLVAGGVELSDLHGMLFIHSMPSWISIPLTVFVTVFIINAINLIDGIDGLASGLCSIAFLFYGMTFIWFHQYLYAMLAFATLGVLIPFYYYKEIYIETERIIIRNFKQKDAEGLLEYLSHPRVNCFAGDRLCSREAAWAYMQYSPKDMLRYAVSLKKDDFIIGDVFALRENEDTYNVGWHFNKRFEGKGFACEAAAGLLDYLFREAGARRIYGFVEDDNIRSKRLCERLGMRREGCFKEFVTFVNNPDGSPKYEDTCVYAILEKEWNTIRQW, from the coding sequence ATGAGTTTAATTTGGATTGTCAACATCCTGTCGGTATTCTTCCTGTGCGTGTTTTTCGCAGGAATCGTGATACCGCAGATTCTGCTCATCGCCTTCCGCAGGCGACTGTTCGACGAGCCGGACGAGCGGAAGATACATCAGTGTGTAGTGCCTCGCCTTGGCGGTATGGCCTTCAAGCCCGTAGTGTTCTTCTCCTTTGTCCTGCTTTTGGCGGTCAATGTCTCAACCGGACATGATGAGCTGCTTAAGGAAATAGGCGCAGAAGCGTTGCCATTGGCATACGCCTTCTGCGCCATCATCATGTTGTACCTTGTCGGCATTGCCGATGACCTTATCGGTGTGCGCTACCGTGCCAAGTTCTTTATCCAGATAGTCTGCGGCATCATGCTGGTGGCTGGCGGAGTGGAACTGTCCGACCTTCACGGAATGCTGTTCATCCATTCCATGCCGTCGTGGATTAGCATCCCTCTCACCGTTTTCGTTACGGTTTTCATCATCAATGCCATCAACCTCATCGACGGCATCGACGGACTGGCCTCTGGGCTGTGCAGCATTGCCTTCCTGTTCTACGGGATGACCTTCATCTGGTTCCACCAGTATCTCTATGCCATGCTTGCCTTCGCTACTTTGGGCGTACTCATACCATTTTATTATTACAAGGAAATATATATCGAAACCGAACGAATTATCATTCGAAATTTCAAACAGAAGGATGCCGAAGGGTTGTTGGAGTATCTTTCCCATCCGCGTGTGAATTGCTTTGCCGGAGACCGCCTTTGTTCCAGAGAGGCGGCATGGGCATATATGCAGTATTCCCCGAAAGACATGCTGCGCTATGCGGTGAGTCTGAAAAAAGATGACTTTATTATCGGTGACGTGTTCGCTTTGCGTGAGAATGAAGACACTTATAATGTGGGGTGGCATTTCAACAAACGTTTTGAAGGCAAAGGATTCGCTTGTGAAGCGGCAGCCGGATTGTTGGATTATCTTTTCCGAGAGGCGGGCGCACGGCGTATCTATGGATTTGTGGAAGATGACAATATCCGCTCCAAACGCTTATGCGAACGTCTTGGTATGCGCCGCGAAGGATGTTTCAAAGAGTTTGTGACATTCGTAAACAATCCTGACGGCTCCCCAAAATATGAAGATACCTGTGTTTATGCCATTCTCGAAAAAGAGTGGAATACCATCCGTCAGTGGTGA
- a CDS encoding efflux RND transporter periplasmic adaptor subunit, producing MNKQFIITNFAAFALMLFLPTGCRQADGKQDAVQSYRVIKVAASPVEISESYSAAIRGRQDVDILPQISGRIIRLKVKEGERVKTGQVLAVIDQVPYRAALRTAQANVSAAQAKVETARIELRGKQALFDEKVISDYELSLARNQLAVACAELEQAKAQESDARNNLSYTEIKSPSNGVVGTLPYRIGALVGPNMAQPFTVVSDNAEMYAYFSISENMLRRYLARYGSIDSMIAGMPEVGLQLNDGSLYKAKGRIETVSGVVDPVTGTVQIKALFPNPDRELLSGSIGNVILQNPKTEAVTIPMTATVELQDKIIAYRLKNGQAEAAYLTVDRLNDGNRFIVKEGLSVGDTIVAEGVGLVREGMSITPKNETK from the coding sequence ATGAACAAGCAATTCATTATCACGAATTTCGCCGCATTTGCTCTCATGCTGTTCCTGCCGACCGGATGCAGGCAGGCGGACGGCAAGCAGGATGCGGTGCAGAGTTATCGGGTCATAAAGGTCGCGGCAAGTCCGGTGGAAATCTCCGAGTCCTATTCCGCCGCCATACGCGGACGGCAGGATGTGGACATCCTGCCGCAAATATCCGGGCGCATTATCCGTCTGAAAGTGAAAGAGGGTGAACGGGTGAAGACCGGTCAAGTATTGGCTGTAATTGACCAAGTGCCCTATCGGGCGGCATTACGCACGGCGCAGGCCAATGTCAGCGCGGCACAGGCAAAAGTGGAAACGGCAAGAATCGAGCTGCGGGGCAAGCAGGCATTGTTTGACGAGAAGGTCATATCCGACTACGAGCTTTCTCTCGCCCGGAACCAACTGGCAGTGGCGTGTGCTGAACTCGAACAGGCAAAGGCACAAGAATCGGATGCACGCAACAATCTCTCCTATACGGAAATCAAAAGCCCGAGCAACGGAGTAGTAGGCACATTGCCCTATCGCATCGGTGCGCTTGTCGGTCCCAATATGGCACAGCCTTTCACGGTCGTGTCCGACAATGCGGAGATGTATGCCTATTTCTCCATTTCGGAGAATATGCTACGGCGATATTTGGCTCGCTATGGCTCGATTGACAGCATGATAGCCGGGATGCCGGAAGTGGGCCTGCAACTCAACGACGGCAGCCTGTACAAGGCGAAAGGACGTATTGAAACCGTAAGCGGCGTGGTGGATCCTGTTACCGGAACGGTACAAATCAAAGCCCTGTTCCCCAATCCCGACCGCGAACTGTTGAGTGGCAGCATCGGCAATGTCATCCTTCAAAACCCGAAAACGGAGGCCGTAACCATTCCCATGACCGCCACCGTGGAACTGCAGGACAAGATTATCGCTTACCGTCTGAAAAACGGACAGGCGGAAGCCGCCTATCTCACGGTGGACCGCCTGAACGACGGCAACCGGTTTATCGTAAAAGAAGGTCTTTCGGTCGGTGACACCATTGTCGCCGAAGGCGTGGGACTGGTGAGAGAAGGCATGAGCATAACCCCTAAAAACGAAACGAAATGA
- a CDS encoding efflux RND transporter permease subunit codes for MNLRFFIDRPVFSGVISVVIVLLGMISMFSLPVEQYPDIAPPTINVFATYPGANAETVQKAVITPLEEAINGVEDMTYMTSTASNTGDASINIYFKQGTNADMAAVNVQNRVNGALSQLPAEATKTGVTTEKQQNAELMTFALYSPDDRFDQTFLNNYVKINVEPRLKRISGVGKAQLFGSNYSMRLWLRPDKMAQYGLIPDDISTVLARQNIEAATGSFGANHPTANEYTMKYRGRLSGAEEFGELVIKSLPGGNVLRLKEVADVELGDEYYNYSSEVNGHPAAMMLINQKAGSNASSTIKEIHEVLDDLSRDLPEGTEFVVLTDTNKFLYASINSVIRTLIEAILLVIVVVYVFLQDIKSTLIPTISIFVSIIGTFAVMSMIGFSVNLLTLFALVLAIGTVVDDAIVVVEAVQAKFDEGYQSAVLAADDAMKGVSSAILTSTIIFMAVFFPVAMMGGTSGAFYTQFGITMAVAVGISAVNAFTLSPALCALLLKPYIDEQGNTKNNFAARFRKAFNAVFDRLSRRYVRGVMFIIHRRWLLWSIIGISFGLLVLLVNVTKTGLIPEEDTGTVMVSMNTKPGTSMAQTSKVMERINSRLDSIGEIEYSGAVAGFSFSGSGPSQAMYFVTLKDWEQRKGEGQSVNDVIGKIYAATSDIPDATVFAMSPPMIAGYGMGNGFELYLQDKAGGNIAAFKEEADKFVEALSQRPEIGEVYSSFATDYPQYWVDIDAAKCEQSGVSPADVLSTLSGYYTGQYVSDFNRFSKLYHVTMQAPAEYRVNAESLHHMYVRATDGGMSPLSRFVRLTKTNGPSDLTRFNLFNAISISGSPAQGYSSGQVLEAIGETAREVLPSNYTYEFGGISREESKTTNNATLIFLLCMVLVYLILCALYESVFIPFAVLLSVPCGLMGSFLFAWLFGLENNIYMQTGLIMIIGLLAKTAILLTEYAGKRRSEGMTLAQAAYSAAKVRLRPILMTVLSMVFGLVPLMMAHGVGANGSRSLATGVIGGMIVGTLALLFLVPSLFIVFQYIQERVKHN; via the coding sequence ATGAACCTGCGATTTTTTATAGACCGCCCGGTGTTTTCGGGCGTTATCTCGGTGGTGATTGTACTGTTGGGCATGATTTCCATGTTTTCCTTGCCGGTGGAACAATACCCCGACATCGCACCTCCGACCATCAACGTATTCGCAACTTATCCTGGAGCAAACGCTGAAACTGTGCAGAAGGCAGTGATAACCCCTCTGGAAGAAGCCATCAACGGCGTGGAAGACATGACCTATATGACTTCCACGGCATCGAATACGGGCGATGCTTCCATCAACATCTATTTCAAGCAGGGAACCAACGCGGACATGGCGGCGGTAAACGTGCAGAACCGCGTGAACGGCGCGCTGAGCCAGCTTCCGGCGGAAGCCACCAAGACCGGTGTCACCACTGAAAAGCAGCAGAATGCCGAACTGATGACTTTCGCGCTCTATTCGCCCGATGACCGCTTCGACCAGACCTTCCTGAACAATTACGTGAAAATCAATGTCGAGCCGAGGCTGAAACGTATCAGCGGCGTGGGAAAGGCACAGTTGTTCGGTTCCAACTACAGCATGCGACTTTGGCTGCGTCCCGACAAGATGGCGCAATACGGGCTTATCCCCGATGACATATCCACCGTACTCGCACGACAGAACATCGAGGCCGCCACCGGCTCCTTCGGTGCCAATCATCCTACCGCCAATGAATACACGATGAAATACCGCGGACGCTTGTCCGGCGCGGAAGAGTTCGGTGAGTTGGTCATCAAGTCACTGCCGGGCGGCAATGTGCTTCGGCTGAAGGAGGTTGCCGATGTGGAACTGGGCGATGAATACTACAACTATTCCTCCGAAGTGAACGGGCATCCGGCAGCCATGATGCTCATCAACCAGAAAGCCGGGTCCAATGCTTCAAGCACCATCAAGGAGATTCACGAAGTGCTTGACGACCTCAGCCGGGACTTGCCCGAAGGGACGGAATTCGTGGTGCTTACCGATACCAACAAGTTCCTGTATGCTTCCATCAATTCTGTTATCCGGACACTTATTGAAGCGATACTTCTGGTTATCGTGGTGGTATATGTATTTTTGCAAGATATTAAGTCCACGCTTATTCCTACGATATCCATTTTCGTCTCCATTATCGGTACGTTCGCCGTGATGTCCATGATCGGCTTCTCCGTCAACCTGCTCACCCTGTTCGCGCTTGTGCTTGCCATCGGAACTGTGGTCGATGATGCCATTGTGGTGGTGGAAGCGGTGCAGGCGAAGTTCGACGAGGGCTATCAGTCTGCGGTTCTCGCGGCTGATGATGCCATGAAAGGCGTTTCGTCGGCTATCCTGACCTCTACCATCATCTTTATGGCAGTGTTTTTCCCCGTTGCCATGATGGGCGGGACTTCGGGAGCGTTCTACACGCAGTTCGGTATCACGATGGCTGTTGCCGTGGGAATCTCGGCAGTCAATGCCTTCACACTCTCACCGGCACTTTGCGCGCTGCTGCTGAAACCCTATATCGATGAGCAGGGCAACACCAAGAACAATTTTGCAGCCCGTTTCCGTAAAGCGTTCAATGCCGTCTTCGACCGTCTGAGCCGACGCTATGTACGTGGAGTGATGTTCATTATCCATCGCCGATGGCTGTTGTGGAGCATCATAGGCATTTCTTTCGGGTTGCTGGTGCTGCTGGTCAATGTCACAAAGACGGGACTTATTCCCGAAGAGGACACCGGGACGGTCATGGTGAGCATGAACACGAAGCCCGGCACATCCATGGCTCAGACAAGTAAGGTGATGGAGCGTATCAACAGCCGTCTCGACAGCATCGGCGAGATTGAATACAGCGGTGCGGTCGCCGGTTTCTCTTTCAGCGGTTCCGGTCCCTCGCAGGCGATGTATTTCGTGACACTCAAAGACTGGGAGCAGCGTAAGGGAGAGGGGCAGTCGGTCAATGATGTCATCGGAAAGATTTATGCCGCCACTTCGGATATTCCCGATGCCACGGTGTTCGCCATGTCGCCTCCGATGATTGCCGGGTACGGCATGGGAAACGGTTTCGAGCTTTATTTGCAGGACAAGGCGGGCGGAAACATCGCCGCCTTCAAGGAAGAGGCAGACAAGTTTGTCGAAGCCTTGTCGCAGCGACCCGAAATCGGCGAAGTCTATTCCTCCTTTGCCACGGATTATCCGCAATACTGGGTGGATATCGATGCCGCCAAATGCGAACAGTCGGGTGTGTCGCCCGCAGATGTGCTTTCCACATTGTCGGGCTATTATACCGGACAATATGTTTCCGACTTCAACCGGTTCTCCAAGCTCTACCATGTGACCATGCAGGCTCCGGCGGAATATCGTGTGAATGCGGAATCCCTGCACCACATGTATGTGCGTGCCACCGATGGCGGCATGTCGCCTTTGAGCCGGTTCGTGCGCCTGACCAAGACCAACGGCCCGTCAGACCTCACCCGTTTCAACCTGTTCAACGCCATCTCGATTAGCGGGTCTCCGGCTCAGGGCTACAGTTCGGGGCAGGTGCTCGAAGCCATCGGCGAGACGGCACGTGAAGTGCTTCCGTCAAATTACACATACGAGTTTGGCGGCATTTCGCGTGAGGAAAGCAAGACGACCAACAATGCCACGCTTATATTCCTGCTCTGCATGGTTCTGGTCTATCTGATTCTGTGCGCCTTGTATGAGAGCGTGTTCATACCCTTCGCGGTTCTGTTGTCGGTGCCTTGCGGACTGATGGGCAGTTTCCTGTTTGCGTGGCTCTTCGGTCTGGAGAACAACATCTACATGCAGACCGGACTTATCATGATTATAGGCCTGCTTGCCAAGACAGCGATCCTGCTTACCGAATACGCCGGTAAACGGCGGTCGGAAGGCATGACGCTGGCACAGGCGGCATACAGTGCGGCAAAAGTCCGCCTGCGCCCCATATTGATGACTGTGTTGTCCATGGTGTTCGGTCTTGTCCCGCTGATGATGGCGCACGGAGTGGGTGCCAACGGCAGCCGTTCGCTTGCCACAGGTGTAATCGGTGGAATGATTGTAGGTACTTTGGCTCTGTTGTTCCTTGTGCCGTCATTGTTTATTGTATTCCAATATATCCAAGAACGTGTTAAGCATAATTAA
- a CDS encoding efflux transporter outer membrane subunit codes for MKKTVIYIILSGWMLAGCGTYSRYHRPDLSTENLYRDMPADIDTMTIASLSWREMFTDPKLQSLIETGLERNADLNVARLRVEAAEAVLMTARLSYLPSLGLTAEGNANKHDGATAKTYNVGASASWELDIFGKLTAAKRGAAAALQGSRAYRQAVQTQLVATIADSYYTLAMLDAQMTISNRTLENWRTTVRTLEALKKVGKSNEAGVLQAKANVMRLEASLLSIRKSISETENALSAILAMPSHSIGRSDLAEAAFPDTVSIGVPLQLLSNRPDVRQAEMELAQAFYATNAARAAFYPNITLSGILGWTNNGGGVIVNPGQWLLNAIGSLTQPLFNRGVNIANLKIAKSRQEEAKLLFRQSLLNAGKEVNDALTAWQTAKSQIEINARQVETLCDAVRKTESLMRHSNTTYLEVLTAKQSLLEAEVQQLQTRFERIQSIIKLYHALGGGM; via the coding sequence ATGAAGAAGACAGTAATATATATCATATTGTCGGGATGGATGCTTGCCGGCTGTGGCACATACAGCCGGTATCATCGCCCTGACCTCTCAACGGAGAATCTGTATCGGGACATGCCGGCGGACATTGATACAATGACCATCGCGTCCCTGTCGTGGCGGGAAATGTTTACCGACCCGAAACTCCAGTCCTTGATTGAAACCGGACTTGAACGGAACGCAGACCTCAATGTGGCACGGTTACGCGTGGAAGCGGCAGAAGCCGTCCTGATGACTGCCAGACTATCATATCTTCCATCACTGGGACTGACTGCCGAAGGTAATGCCAATAAACATGACGGAGCAACGGCAAAGACATATAATGTGGGAGCGTCGGCAAGCTGGGAACTGGACATCTTCGGCAAACTTACGGCGGCAAAGCGTGGCGCAGCCGCCGCATTACAAGGAAGCCGTGCCTACCGGCAGGCCGTACAGACACAGCTTGTCGCCACTATTGCAGACAGTTACTACACCCTTGCCATGCTTGACGCACAAATGACAATAAGTAACCGGACTTTGGAGAACTGGCGGACTACCGTACGCACTCTTGAAGCGTTGAAAAAAGTGGGGAAATCAAACGAGGCTGGCGTATTGCAGGCAAAGGCGAACGTGATGCGACTCGAAGCATCCCTGTTATCCATACGCAAGAGTATTTCCGAAACAGAAAACGCCCTGTCTGCGATACTTGCCATGCCGTCACACTCGATTGGACGAAGTGATCTGGCCGAGGCTGCTTTCCCCGATACTGTCTCGATCGGAGTCCCTTTGCAACTGCTTTCCAACCGTCCCGACGTGCGTCAGGCTGAAATGGAACTGGCGCAAGCATTCTACGCCACCAATGCGGCCCGTGCCGCCTTCTATCCCAATATTACCCTCTCGGGAATTCTTGGATGGACTAATAACGGCGGTGGCGTAATCGTAAATCCCGGACAATGGTTACTTAATGCCATCGGTTCCCTGACACAGCCGTTATTCAACCGGGGCGTAAACATCGCCAACTTGAAGATAGCCAAAAGCCGTCAGGAAGAAGCCAAACTGTTGTTCCGGCAATCATTACTGAACGCAGGAAAGGAAGTGAACGATGCTCTGACCGCATGGCAGACGGCAAAATCGCAAATTGAAATCAATGCTCGGCAGGTTGAAACATTATGCGACGCTGTGCGAAAGACAGAATCGCTGATGCGTCATTCCAATACCACCTATCTGGAAGTGCTGACCGCCAAACAGTCTCTTCTCGAAGCGGAAGTGCAACAGTTACAAACTCGTTTTGAACGCATACAAAGTATAATTAAACTTTACCATGCGTTGGGAGGAGGAATGTAA